GATTGTGGACTGCCGGGATATCGTAGACCATTTCCACCTTCTTCGGGAACTGGTGGATGATTTCAATGCCAACCAGATTGAACGGATCCGGAACGATTCCTCCAAAACAAGGTTGAGCATTCTGTTTTATGCGATATCGGGCAACTGTGTCATGATGGCCAAGCAGACCGTCAAACTGCTGGGCATCTTTAACGAGGCGTTTATCAACCCGTCCGGAAAACCGGGACAACAACCTGCCAATCCCTGTTCGGACTACAGCCTGGATTAGCCTGGCGGTAGCGGTGGCCTCAACTGCCCCATCCGCGCTCATTGCCTTGAAAAAAAACAAAAAGGTTCTGTGCGGGAAATCCCCCGCACAGAACCTTTGTTTACATCATTCAGAAACGAATCTGAATCAGATTACATTTTGCTGCCTTCGGCATGGCTCTGGAGTTTGACCTCCACTTTGTCTTTCAGCCCGGCATAATATTCTCTCAAAATCACCAGGACTTCATCACGGCCGAAATGGTCCACCACTTCCTCATTATTGGACAGGGCATGACGCAGTTTGGTACCGGACAGGATCACACGGTCCTCTTTGGTATGCGGGCAGGTCTTCATGGAAGCCATGCCGTCACATTTGTAGCAGTAGAACGTCCAGTCAATTTTCAGCGGTTCGCACAGCAGGCGTTTGCCGTCTTCTTCGGGCTGGGGAATCTGGTCAAAGATCTCCTGGGCCTCGAACAGGGTGTAGAAGTCGCCCACGCCGGCATGGTCACGGCCGATGATCATCTTGTTGACGCCGTAGTTCTGGCGGAAGGTAGCATGAAGCAGGGCCTCTCTGGGACCGGCGTATCTCATGTCCAGCGGATATCCGGCATTCACCACATTCTCAGGCACAAAATAGCCTTTGATCAGGGTATCAATGCATTTGATCCGGACTTCGGCCGGGATGTCACCGGGTTTGAGGTTTCCGATCAAAGAATGAATCAACACACCGTCGCACACATCCAGAGCGATTTTGCACAGATGCTCATGGGACCGGTGCATGGGGTTTCTCAACTGCATGGATGCCACATTGGCCCAGCCTCTTTCATCAAAAATGGCACGGGTTTCCGCCGGTGTCAGATAAACGCCTTTGAATTTTTCAGGAAATTCCCCTTCAGACAGCACTTTCACCGGGCCGGCCAGGCAGAACTCTTTTCT
Above is a window of Desulfotignum balticum DSM 7044 DNA encoding:
- the sat gene encoding sulfate adenylyltransferase; this translates as MSKLVAPHGGKGLVCCKLEGAEKEAELKKAQGLKKVEISSQVKGDLIMMGIGGFSPLNGFMTQADWKGVCENFLLADGTFWPVPVMLDVAKEDAAEIKEGDEIALERNGEIYATMKVEEKFEMSEDEKKWECEKVYKGHGEESADDVFWKIAMEDHPGVQMVMARKEFCLAGPVKVLSEGEFPEKFKGVYLTPAETRAIFDERGWANVASMQLRNPMHRSHEHLCKIALDVCDGVLIHSLIGNLKPGDIPAEVRIKCIDTLIKGYFVPENVVNAGYPLDMRYAGPREALLHATFRQNYGVNKMIIGRDHAGVGDFYTLFEAQEIFDQIPQPEEDGKRLLCEPLKIDWTFYCYKCDGMASMKTCPHTKEDRVILSGTKLRHALSNNEEVVDHFGRDEVLVILREYYAGLKDKVEVKLQSHAEGSKM